One segment of Primulina tabacum isolate GXHZ01 chromosome 14, ASM2559414v2, whole genome shotgun sequence DNA contains the following:
- the LOC142524119 gene encoding DEAD-box ATP-dependent RNA helicase 21-like, translated as MASNDKADVAKKPVFLTKEERQKLALQRREEEVAQLKRRSELLLQSNDGDESKPPSSGDRDRDWDYERRKRDRDRDRDRDRDRESERERERERERDRYNERRNREKEREEEHKARDRARLEKLAEREREVELAAIKEQYLGSKKPKKRVIKPSEKFRFSFDWENTEDTSRDMNSLYQNPHEARLLFGRGLRAGMDRREQKKLAAMNEKELRDEIRKKEGTEETREEAAAQKKKELAADSYDTFDMRVDRHWSEKKLEEMTERDWRIFREDFNISYKGSRIPRPMRSWAESKLTPELLKAVERAGYKTPSPIQMAAIPLGLQQRDVIGIAETGSGKTAAFVLPMLTYISRLPPMSEENDAEGPYAVVMAPTRELAQQIEDETVKFAHYLGIKVVSIVGGQSIEEQGFRIRQGCEVVIATPGRLIDCLERRYAVLNQCNYVVLDEADRMIDMGFEPQVVGVLDAMPSSNLKPENEDEELDEKRIYRTTYMFSATMPPAVERLARKYLRNPVVVNIGTAGKATELISQHVMMMKENDKMHRLKKLLDELADKTAIVFVNTKKVADNVAKTLDKEGYRVTTLHGGKSQEQREISLEGFRTKRYNVLVATDVAGRGIDIPDVAHVINHDMPGNIEAYTHRIGRTGRAGKTGVATTFLTLHDTEVFYDLKQMLIQSNSPVPPELARHEASKFKPGSIPDRPARRNDMVYAN; from the coding sequence ATGGCATCCAACGACAAAGCAGACGTCGCGAAGAAGCCGGTTTTTCTGACCAAAGAGGAGCGTCAGAAACTTGCCCTGCAACGACGCGAGGAAGAAGTTGCTCAACTGAAGCGTCGCTCTGAGCTCCTCCTTCAATCCAACGATGGAGATGAGTCAAAACCGCCATCTTCAGGTGATCGAGACCGTGACTGGGATTATGAGCGTCGGAAACGGGATAGGGATAGGGATAGGGATAGGGACAGGGATAGGGAGAGCGAGCGCGAGCGCGAGCGTGAGCGGGAGAGGGACAGGTACAACGAGCGTCGAAACAGAGAGAAAGAACGAGAGGAAGAACATAAGGCGCGGGACCGTGCTCGATTGGAGAAATTGGCTGAGAGGGAGCGTGAAGTTGAGCTTGCTGCTATTAAGGAGCAGTACTTGGGATCGAAAAAACCTAAGAAACGGGTTATTAAACCAAGTGAGAAGTTCCGATTCTCCTTCGACTGGGAAAACACTGAGGACACATCTCGTGACATGAATTCCCTTTACCAGAATCCTCATGAAGCCCGTCTCCTCTTTGGCCGTGGACTTCGTGCTGGAATGGACCGCAGGGAGCAGAAAAAACTTGCTGCTATGAACGAGAAGGAGCTTCGTGATGAGATTCGCAAGAAGGAAGGGACTGAGGAGACACGTGAGGAAGCTGCTGCTCAAAAGAAGAAGGAGCTTGCTGCTGATTCATATGATACGTTTGATATGAGGGTTGATAGACATTGGTCTGAGAAGAAGCTCGAGGAGATGACGGAGAGGGACTGGAGAATTTTCAGAGAAGATTTCAACATTTCTTACAAGGGTTCAAGAATTCCGCGTCCTATGAGGAGCTGGGCTGAAAGCAAGTTGACTCCTGAATTGTTGAAGGCTGTCGAAAGGGCTGGTTACAAAACTCCATCTCCCATTCAGATGGCTGCCATTCCCCTCGGACTGCAGCAGAGAGATGTCATTGGCATTGCTGAGACTGGTTCAGGTAAAACGGCTGCATTTGTTCTTCCTATGTTGACTTACATAAGTAGACTTCCTCCGATGAGTGAGGAGAATGATGCTGAGGGGCCTTATGCTGTTGTTATGGCTCCTACACGTGAGCTTGCACAACAGATCGAGGATGAGACTGTCAAATTTGCTCATTATTTGGGAATCAAGGTTGTGTCTATTGTAGGCGGGCAATCCATAGAAGAACAGGGGTTTAGGATTAGGCAAGGATGTGAAGTAGTGATTGCAACGCCTGGACGTCTTATTGACTGTTTGGAAAGGCGGTATGCGGTGTTGAATCAGTGTAATTATGTTGTTCTTGATGAGGCTGACCGAATGATTGATATGGGTTTTGAACCACAAGTTGTCGGAGTATTAGATGCCATGCCTTCGAGTAACTTGAAACCAGAGAACGAAGATGAAGAACTTGATGAGAAAAGGATTTATAGAACTACTTATATGTTCAGTGCTACTATGCCACCAGCTGTAGAGCGGCTGGCAAGGAAGTACTTGAGAAATCCAGTTGTTGTCAATATCGGCACAGCAGGAAAAGCCACCGAGCTCATTTCTCAACATGTTATGATGATGAAGGAGAATGATAAAATGCATAGATTGAAAAAATTGCTGGATGAACTAGCAGATAAGACAGCTATTGTGTTTGTTAACACGAAAAAGGTTGCTGACAATGTTGCAAAAACATTGGATAAAGAAGGTTACCGAGTGACCACATTGCATGGTGGAAAGTCACAAGAACAGAGAGAAATAAGCCTTGAAGGTTTTAGGACCAAGCGATACAATGTATTGGTTGCTACTGATGTTGCAGGACGTGGTATTGATATACCTGATGTGGCGCATGTCATAAACCATGACATGCCTGGCAATATTGAAGCCTACACCCACCGTATCGGGAGAACCGGTCGTGCTGGGAAGACTGGTGTAGCTACAACATTCTTGACTCTACATGACACAGAAGTTTTTTACGATCTCAAGCAAATGCTAATTCAGAGCAACAGTCCTGTTCCTCCGGAGCTTGCAAGACATGAAGCCTCGAAGTTTAAACCAGGTTCCATTCCTGACAGACCAGCCAGGCGGAATGACATGGTTTATGCCAATTGA
- the LOC142524120 gene encoding serine/threonine-protein kinase PBL27-like: MSRVYDNWERLVAAVMKKQQLWELFHQHSRSPSTCSESSSTSFNDDPFDFSGLEEELKIKKASTDHEESIHIRPRPFTFRELAAATKDFRADLILSEGGFGRLYKGRLKGSKQVVAVKQIGLQGNRECLIEVLMLSLFHHPNMVNLIGYCADGDHRFLVHEYMPFGSLDDHLHGLQPEKAPLDWNTRIKIAVGVAKCLAYMHDMANPPVIHRNVKSSNILLGEGYHPKLSDFGLAKLLDDDATRVFTTIKGTYGYRAPEYAMTGRLTVKADVYSYGVVLLEIITGRKAIDNSRAVGETDLVLWAHSLFGDRRKFMQMADPMLQGRYPIRGLYQALATAATCLQIDPDARPSMTDVATPINYIASQN, from the exons ATGTCACGGGTGTACGACAACTGGGAGAGGCTGGTGGCTGCAGTAATGAAGAAACAGCAGCTTTGGGAACTTTTCCACCAACACTCGAGGAGTCCGAGCACCTGCTCCGAATCGAGCTCTACTTCCTTCAATGATGATCCCTTTGACTTCTCAGGACTTGAAG AAGAGCTGAAGATAAAAAAAGCTTCAACGGATCATGAGGAATCGATTCATATCCGTCCACGCCCATTTACTTTTCGTGAATTGGCTGCTGCTACTAAGGATTTTAGAGCAGATTTGATTTTGAGTGAAGGTGGATTTGGAAGGTTGTATAAAGGTCGACTTAAGGGCAGTAAACAG GTCGTGGCTGTAAAGCAAATTGGTTTGCAAGGGAACCGGGAATGTCTGATTGAAGTGTTGATGCTGAGTTTATTTCACCACCCAAACATGGTGAACCTCATAGGGTATTGTGCTGATGGTGACCATAGATTTTTAGTTCATGAATACATGCCATTTGGATCTTTGGATGACCATCTACATG GCCTTCAACCTGAGAAAGCACCGCTTGACTGGAACACGAGAATTAAAATAGCCGTTGGTGTAGCAAAGTGCTTGgcatatatgcatgatatggcAAATCCACCTGTTATTCACCGAAATGTGAAGAGCTCAAATATTTTACTCGGTGAAGGGTATCATCCCAAGCTCTCTGATTTTGGATTGGCCAAATTGCTGGATGATGACGCAACACGAGTATTTACTACAATTAAGGGAACATATGGCTATCGTGCACCAGAATATGCAATGACAGGACGACTTACGGTCAAAGCAGATGTTTACAGTTACGGAGTTGTCCTACTGGAGATAATCACTGGCAGAAAGGCCATCGACAATTCAAGAGCTGTTGGAGAGACTGATTTAGTTTTATGG GCTCATTCTTTATTTGGAGATCGAAGAAAATTCATGCAGATGGCTGATCCCATGCTGCAAGGTCGGTACCCAATTAGGGGCCTGTATCAGGCTCTTGCTACTGCTGCTACGTGCCTTCAGATCGATCCCGACGCCCGACCTTCCATGACAGATGTGGCTACACCCATAAATTACATTGCTTCTCAGAACTGA